A region from the Chloroflexia bacterium SDU3-3 genome encodes:
- a CDS encoding AAA domain-containing protein, whose protein sequence is MSCEGKLGTACATMLGGGGSSLAQAFGGDAAEATAILEETFRIARSQAAGRDRPAGRVAELKAKAADQAATDATVAFFTYLRDTHQVPPGQLPAHGRGRDGVPLPKLDACHGYAAVWEAVQAAASGRPLPGLAAEVRQRRRERQITALRADTWSGGGMRCTGCGQFASALRAHLCPQTATPAALSAALVRSLRVPDTAYPPQALASLVAQAKDEGVVSMRHAVTGEAVSVTLDGLAVAIKGGYMPHAWTGLAAVAATPDGRAVPVLSMANLTPAPEATTGLAAAAMASGQVLSADTPVLSAARPLPERLAQTVATATETTVTGGEDYTQGRFLGTEYRKKSALGQPVEIDGLSWGVGQRATGQQYWAAARHAGLAPQKGVTIGVGRTLPGAVQLLADPTTRVATTAAGQTQVYAGGDLLAVYDAATGTLGDTAGTPNASSAQMAALIAHRALHPETAYDQGLAMDLEAMIDGRVPTLQAVDAAYLAITHGPLDTTHQLRFGAQVGTARCPQCGQFMGDAHVCPHAAPSEPVASPPPVAADQTTTAPPPPVATNQGDGQPAASVAAAVEPVASALQAAMAEMAASDPATFAAQVQDYFATHLAPGGAPPLDAATVASALAAALPAPAAPLDAEALASALAAALPPQLDPAALRDAIRDGIAAVPAPQVTVTLPEAQAAPAATVQLQLDHDALAGAFRAAMQQAATTLAQPLPPGTVADPPPAPAGPTARPPRTGRMRPVDLPLTGQEHILASVRLPAPDPYLRDVPAAVGGQRAAPLEEFIPDLDPDYAISADTERVLRSISAMMQAGQRVSGTAKRACMSFGLYGKPGTGKNTLPRQLAASILTIDAEGNETQGMHYAEVNILPDSTADEMIGAVVLEPDGRGGTRSAVRLGKIGLAAAMGSVVCVNEIVRNPKLATALQSILEDGEILISSPEAGMVRIPVHPATTMFLTWNPGNEGDPDRPAQAPLSRITTFPMDKATENERAERAMRFVTRFSTGRTPPSAAESTQDLGQRQEARRQEILRTKYQIPQNVTPAPEELRAAVKLVTDIEQLADAGVGAKQIGLASATSTAPGDRQLARFLLLGKAVGWRRAADMFKICCDQGEDFAGQWALVENRMDACFGTLAPRERR, encoded by the coding sequence ATGTCCTGTGAAGGCAAGCTCGGCACGGCCTGCGCGACCATGCTGGGCGGGGGTGGCTCCTCGCTGGCGCAGGCCTTCGGCGGCGACGCGGCGGAGGCCACGGCCATTTTGGAGGAGACCTTTCGGATCGCCCGCAGCCAGGCGGCGGGGCGCGATCGCCCGGCGGGGCGCGTGGCGGAGCTGAAGGCCAAGGCGGCGGACCAGGCCGCCACCGACGCCACGGTGGCGTTTTTCACCTACCTGCGCGACACGCACCAGGTGCCGCCGGGGCAGCTCCCGGCCCACGGGCGCGGGCGCGACGGCGTGCCGCTGCCCAAGCTGGACGCCTGCCACGGCTACGCGGCGGTGTGGGAGGCCGTGCAGGCCGCCGCCAGCGGCAGGCCGCTGCCCGGTCTGGCCGCCGAGGTGCGCCAGCGGCGCAGGGAGCGGCAGATCACGGCGCTGCGGGCGGACACCTGGTCAGGCGGCGGGATGCGCTGCACGGGCTGCGGGCAGTTTGCCTCGGCCCTGCGCGCCCACCTCTGCCCGCAGACGGCCACGCCTGCGGCGCTGTCGGCGGCGCTGGTGCGGTCGCTCCGGGTGCCGGACACGGCCTACCCGCCCCAGGCGCTCGCGTCGCTGGTGGCGCAGGCCAAAGATGAGGGCGTGGTCAGCATGCGCCACGCGGTGACGGGCGAGGCGGTGAGCGTCACGCTCGACGGGCTGGCGGTGGCGATCAAGGGCGGCTACATGCCGCATGCCTGGACCGGCCTGGCGGCGGTGGCGGCCACGCCCGATGGGCGGGCGGTGCCGGTGCTGAGCATGGCCAACCTCACGCCTGCGCCCGAGGCGACGACGGGCCTGGCGGCGGCGGCCATGGCCTCGGGCCAGGTGCTCAGCGCGGACACGCCGGTGCTGAGCGCGGCGAGGCCGCTGCCGGAGCGGCTGGCGCAGACGGTGGCCACGGCGACCGAGACCACGGTCACGGGTGGGGAGGACTACACCCAGGGCCGCTTCCTGGGCACAGAGTACCGCAAGAAGAGCGCGCTGGGCCAGCCGGTGGAGATCGACGGCCTCAGCTGGGGCGTGGGGCAGCGGGCGACCGGCCAGCAGTACTGGGCGGCGGCCCGCCACGCCGGGCTGGCCCCGCAGAAGGGCGTAACCATCGGGGTGGGGCGCACGCTGCCGGGGGCGGTGCAGCTCCTGGCCGACCCGACTACGCGGGTGGCGACCACGGCGGCGGGGCAGACCCAGGTCTACGCGGGCGGGGATCTGCTGGCGGTGTACGACGCGGCCACGGGGACGCTGGGCGACACGGCGGGGACGCCCAACGCCAGCAGCGCGCAGATGGCCGCGCTGATCGCACACCGCGCGCTGCACCCAGAGACGGCCTACGACCAGGGGCTGGCGATGGACCTGGAGGCGATGATCGACGGGCGGGTACCCACGCTCCAGGCCGTGGACGCGGCCTATCTGGCGATTACCCACGGCCCGCTCGACACGACCCACCAGCTGCGCTTCGGCGCGCAGGTCGGCACGGCACGCTGTCCGCAGTGCGGGCAGTTTATGGGCGACGCGCATGTGTGTCCGCACGCGGCCCCCTCGGAGCCAGTGGCGAGCCCGCCGCCGGTGGCCGCTGACCAGACCACGACCGCACCACCCCCGCCGGTGGCCACGAACCAGGGCGATGGGCAGCCAGCGGCCAGCGTGGCCGCAGCAGTGGAGCCCGTGGCCAGCGCGCTCCAGGCCGCAATGGCCGAGATGGCGGCCTCGGACCCCGCGACCTTTGCGGCCCAGGTGCAGGACTATTTCGCCACGCACCTCGCACCCGGCGGCGCGCCGCCGCTGGATGCCGCCACGGTGGCCAGCGCGCTCGCTGCCGCGCTGCCCGCGCCCGCCGCGCCGCTGGACGCCGAGGCCCTGGCCAGTGCCCTGGCGGCGGCCCTGCCGCCCCAGCTCGACCCGGCGGCGCTGCGGGATGCCATCCGGGACGGGATCGCGGCGGTCCCGGCCCCGCAGGTCACGGTCACACTGCCCGAGGCGCAGGCCGCGCCCGCCGCCACGGTGCAGCTCCAGCTCGACCACGACGCCCTGGCCGGGGCCTTCCGCGCCGCGATGCAGCAGGCCGCTACCACCCTGGCCCAGCCGCTGCCGCCGGGGACCGTGGCCGACCCGCCGCCCGCGCCCGCAGGCCCGACCGCGCGCCCGCCGCGCACCGGGCGCATGCGCCCCGTCGATCTCCCGCTCACCGGCCAGGAGCACATCCTGGCCAGCGTCCGCCTGCCCGCGCCCGACCCCTATCTTCGCGACGTGCCCGCCGCCGTCGGCGGCCAGCGCGCCGCCCCGCTGGAGGAGTTTATCCCCGACCTCGACCCCGACTACGCCATCTCTGCCGACACCGAGCGGGTGCTGCGCAGCATCTCGGCCATGATGCAGGCGGGCCAGCGGGTCTCCGGCACCGCCAAGCGCGCCTGTATGTCCTTCGGGCTGTATGGCAAGCCCGGCACCGGCAAGAACACCCTGCCGCGCCAGCTCGCGGCCAGCATCCTGACGATCGATGCGGAGGGCAACGAGACCCAGGGCATGCACTACGCCGAGGTCAACATCCTGCCGGACTCGACGGCGGACGAGATGATCGGCGCGGTGGTGCTGGAGCCGGATGGCCGGGGCGGGACGCGCTCGGCGGTGCGGCTGGGCAAGATCGGCCTGGCCGCCGCGATGGGGTCGGTGGTCTGTGTGAACGAGATTGTGCGCAACCCCAAGCTGGCCACCGCGCTCCAGTCGATCCTGGAGGACGGCGAGATCCTGATCTCCAGCCCGGAGGCGGGCATGGTGCGCATCCCGGTCCACCCGGCGACCACCATGTTCCTGACCTGGAACCCCGGCAACGAGGGCGACCCCGACCGCCCGGCCCAGGCCCCGCTCTCGCGCATCACCACCTTCCCGATGGACAAGGCCACCGAGAACGAGCGGGCCGAGCGCGCCATGCGCTTTGTGACGCGCTTCAGCACGGGCCGGACCCCGCCCAGCGCGGCGGAAAGTACCCAGGACCTCGGCCAGCGCCAGGAGGCGCGGCGGCAGGAGATCCTGCGCACCAAGTATCAGATCCCGCAGAACGTGACCCCGGCCCCGGAGGAGCTGCGGGCGGCGGTCAAGCTCGTGACCGACATCGAGCAGCTGGCGGACGCGGGGGTGGGGGCCAAGCAGATCGGGCTGGCCTCGGCCACCTCAACCGCGCCGGGCGACCGCCAGCTCGCGCGTTTCCTGCTCTTGGGTAAGGCGGTGGGCTGGCGGCGGGCCGCCGACATGTTCAAGATTTGCTGCGACCAGGGCGAGGATTTTGCTGGGCAATGGGCGCTCGTCGAGAACCGCATGGACGCGTGCTTCGGCACGCTGGCCCCGCGCGAGCGGCGATAG